One stretch of Armigeres subalbatus isolate Guangzhou_Male chromosome 2, GZ_Asu_2, whole genome shotgun sequence DNA includes these proteins:
- the LOC134214267 gene encoding clavesin-2-like: protein MTAPKVSKSSTNYQPYEFSLSEQYREIAKQELHETDELRSQALLQMRDWIAKNPTIRRCRTDGPFLLRFLRVRKFNHVAACENLVRYLALRQKFADWFQKLDVGDAWVTEMTEDWPILPLGYDDRGRFVVMIKMANFNVERFTNVEQIRLMMMILESYYEEEKMQVAGCVFVFEDTGLTMSHVAQWPLTDMKKFIDAVNHIIPLRIKEVHAVNLPRYAVTVAEICLSFTSEKLKARVHCHRSVDSLTKMVSQSLLPKEYGGVVPIDEFKKSLQKTLVKNRKLILELDQMDVDLAKLTSSWNDFSDSAAEETFGVAGSFRKLNVD from the exons ATGACTGCACCGAAAGTTAGTAAAAGTTCCACCAACTACCAGCCGTATGAATTCTCGCTCTCCGAGCAATATCGTGAAATCGCCAAGCAAGAACTCCACGAAACCGATGAACTACGATCGCAAGCCCTGCTCCAAATGCGTGATTGGATCGCGAAGAACCCCACGATTAGGCGGTGCCGAACGGATGGACCATTTTTGTTGCGATTTTTACGCGTGAGAAAGTTCAACCACGTGGCAGCATGCGAAAACTTGGTACGATATCTAGCGTTGCGACAAAAGTTTGCTGATTGGTTCCAGAAGCTGGATGTGGGTGATGCATGGGTGACTGAGATGACTGAGGATTGGCCAATTCTACCGCTGGGATACGATGATCGAGGGCGATTTGTGGTTATGATCAAAATGGCGAACTTCAACGTCGAGCGGTTCACAAACGTGGAGCAAATtcggttgatgatgatgatcctgGAAAGTTACTACGAGGAGGAGAAGATGCAGGTGGCCGGATGTGTATTTGTGTTCGAAGATACCGGGTTGACAATGAGTCACGTAGCCCAATGGCCGTTAACAGACATGAAGAAATTCATTGACGCTGTAAACCATATAATTCCGTTAAGGATAAAAGAAGTGCACGCGGTTAATTTGCCTCGTTATGCGGTGACTGTAGCAGAGATATGTTTGAGTTTTACAAGCGAAAAATTGAAAGCTCGAGTACAC TGTCATCGCTCCGTGGACTCACTGACAAAGATGGTGTCTCAATCATTGCTACCTAAAGAGTACGGTGGCGTAGTTCCAATCGACGAGTTCAAAAAGTCACTTCAAAAAACGTTGGTAAAAAACCGAAAACTTATCCTAGAGTTGGATCAAATGGATGTCGATCTGGCTAAACTAACATCATCATGGAATGATTTCAGCGACAGTGCAGCAGAGGAAACATTCGGAGTTGCGGGAAGTTTTCGTAAATTGAATGTGGATTGA